One Haladaptatus sp. R4 DNA window includes the following coding sequences:
- a CDS encoding archaellin/type IV pilin N-terminal domain-containing protein, which translates to MKDAIQQRLNNRGQVGIGTLIVFIAMVLVAAIAAGVLINTAGFLQSKSQQTGQDSTAQVSNRVEVVSGFGNVTSSEQVDYINLTVMRGSGSDDINLSTATIEWIGPNKAKTLVAGNLSATNAKSAGMTPGDSHYFNVSDIKDEDDSAPVLNSQDDRFTISMNATAIGAKALGEGQTVDLKLTTQYGAVTLYRANIPQSLSQESAVTV; encoded by the coding sequence ATGAAAGACGCAATTCAACAGCGCCTCAATAACAGAGGTCAGGTCGGTATCGGAACGCTCATCGTGTTCATCGCGATGGTGCTGGTCGCGGCAATCGCGGCCGGTGTGCTCATCAACACGGCGGGTTTCCTCCAGTCGAAGTCCCAGCAGACGGGCCAAGACAGCACGGCACAGGTCTCCAACCGCGTCGAAGTCGTCTCCGGCTTCGGTAACGTGACGTCGAGTGAACAGGTTGACTACATCAACCTGACCGTCATGCGCGGGTCGGGTTCCGATGACATCAACCTCTCGACGGCCACCATCGAGTGGATCGGTCCGAACAAGGCAAAGACGCTCGTGGCAGGAAACCTGTCCGCGACGAATGCGAAATCCGCAGGCATGACGCCCGGTGACAGCCACTACTTCAACGTCTCGGACATAAAGGACGAGGACGACTCCGCACCGGTCCTCAACAGTCAGGACGACCGCTTCACGATCTCGATGAACGCGACGGCAATCGGCGCGAAAGCGCTCGGCGAGGGCCAGACGGTCGACCTCAAACTCACTACGCAGTACGGTGCAGTCACGCTCTACCGCGCGAACATCCCACAGTCGCTCTCCCAGGAGAGCGCGGTGACGGTCTAA
- a CDS encoding archaellin/type IV pilin N-terminal domain-containing protein — protein sequence MKDAIQQRLNNRGQVGIGTLIVFIAMVLVAAIAAGVLINTAGFLQSKSEQTGQDSTAQVSNRVQVVSGFGNVTTLDGTGTYDPNGKEYVDTVNLTVMRGSGSDDINLSTATIEWIGPNKAVTLVNGSNANGTQFTVSAIKDGDKSVPVLNSQDDRFTISLNASGIAGSNVYGLSEGQTAELRLTTQYGAVTLYRVNVPQSLSQESAVTV from the coding sequence ATGAAAGACGCAATTCAACAGCGCCTCAATAACAGAGGTCAGGTCGGTATCGGAACGCTCATCGTGTTCATCGCAATGGTGCTGGTCGCGGCGATCGCGGCCGGTGTGCTCATCAACACGGCGGGCTTCCTCCAGTCGAAATCCGAGCAGACGGGCCAAGACAGCACGGCACAGGTCTCCAACCGCGTTCAGGTCGTCTCCGGCTTCGGTAACGTGACGACGCTGGACGGCACCGGTACTTACGATCCGAACGGAAAGGAGTACGTCGATACGGTCAATTTGACGGTCATGCGCGGATCGGGGTCGGACGACATCAATCTCTCCACGGCCACCATCGAGTGGATCGGCCCGAACAAGGCAGTGACGCTCGTGAACGGCAGCAACGCGAACGGTACCCAATTCACCGTCTCGGCGATCAAGGACGGCGACAAATCGGTTCCCGTTCTCAACAGCCAGGACGACCGCTTCACGATCTCCCTGAACGCGTCGGGAATCGCTGGTAGCAACGTCTACGGACTCTCCGAGGGTCAGACGGCCGAACTTCGACTCACCACGCAGTACGGTGCAGTCACGCTCTACCGTGTGAACGTCCCGCAATCGCTCTCCCAGGAGAGCGCGGTGACGGTCTAA
- a CDS encoding helix-turn-helix domain-containing protein encodes MGSVELLRVLGNKYNAEILDATHEPKSAQELSEELGIPIATSYRRIEELTEANLLELIGREFSNEGRRTKVYRRDIDSVSISFQSDGIDVSVGDRPEVENALVDVWRDLKEQR; translated from the coding sequence ATGGGGTCTGTGGAACTGCTGCGGGTGCTCGGTAACAAATACAACGCCGAAATACTCGACGCAACACACGAACCGAAATCCGCACAGGAGCTAAGCGAGGAGCTTGGTATCCCGATAGCGACCAGCTATCGCCGAATAGAAGAACTCACCGAGGCGAACCTGCTCGAACTGATCGGGCGCGAGTTCTCGAACGAAGGCCGCCGAACGAAAGTGTATCGGCGTGACATCGATAGCGTGTCGATCTCGTTTCAGAGTGATGGTATCGACGTGTCCGTCGGTGACCGTCCCGAAGTCGAGAACGCATTGGTAGACGTGTGGCGCGACCTGAAGGAGCAACGGTAA
- a CDS encoding chemotaxis protein CheW — translation MLVFRLEDKQYCIDIAHIDEIVDRHELTKLPDSKPHVEGVMDLRGTTTTIVNPKTVLGQTGSGAGDRVIVFETEDERSIGWVIDEVNQVVSLDDADVDESVESKSVHGVVRQDDEFVIWVKPSAINI, via the coding sequence GTGTTAGTTTTTCGTCTCGAAGACAAACAGTACTGCATCGATATCGCGCACATCGACGAGATCGTGGACCGTCACGAGTTGACGAAACTACCCGATTCGAAACCCCACGTCGAAGGGGTCATGGACCTTCGGGGGACGACGACGACCATCGTCAACCCGAAAACCGTCCTCGGGCAGACCGGATCCGGGGCAGGTGACCGGGTGATCGTTTTCGAGACGGAAGACGAGCGAAGCATCGGGTGGGTAATCGACGAGGTGAATCAAGTCGTCAGCCTCGACGATGCCGACGTGGACGAGTCGGTCGAGAGCAAGTCCGTCCACGGCGTCGTTCGACAAGACGATGAGTTCGTCATTTGGGTCAAGCCATCCGCCATCAACATCTGA
- a CDS encoding alkaline phosphatase family protein, with amino-acid sequence MSMETESPERAFVLGLDGVPWDLIRRWTGEGQLPNFSRLLEEGASGPLTSTTPDSTPLAWPTIATGVWPDKHGLYGFQHLERGYTHRMNTSADVRRPELWDIISPAVVGNVPMTYPASDIDGSLVTGMMTPEMDDGFTQPPELADEIADEIPDYQIGLSWDEYRDRPEEFREELAKLLSTRRTLMQRLMEEQWRLFFFVYTAPDRLQHLIWEDDVLLEHYQQLDEILGEVMEYIESRDAVLFVVSDHGFGPISRFAFLNTLLERENLLTRKSGNGTRGTLAKMGLTKDRVEGVMARLGINEKSLIEHLPRGLVDSVATHVPGNHSLYDVNFEETVAFAHGSGNVYINDTMRFDPGVVAPADVPALKEELRTLFEGVTDPETDDAPLNVHDGDEVFPTDPYSPDLVVKGIEGYETAVSLTRSVFRDSGSKVASHRPEGIFFAWGASIEAESTANEATVTDVAPTLLHALDEAVPSDADGRVLKEIFHPHSKPGRRAVSQRDYGKSGETEAVEADFDGVEDRLRGLGYME; translated from the coding sequence ATGTCGATGGAAACTGAGAGCCCGGAACGGGCGTTCGTCCTCGGATTGGACGGCGTCCCATGGGATTTGATTCGGCGATGGACAGGGGAAGGACAGCTACCGAACTTCTCTCGGTTGCTGGAGGAGGGTGCGTCCGGCCCGCTAACGAGTACGACACCGGATTCGACACCGCTAGCATGGCCGACGATCGCGACCGGCGTCTGGCCCGATAAGCACGGACTGTACGGCTTCCAACACCTGGAGCGGGGGTACACCCACCGGATGAACACCAGCGCGGACGTTCGCCGTCCGGAACTGTGGGACATCATCTCGCCCGCCGTCGTCGGCAACGTTCCGATGACGTACCCGGCGAGCGACATCGACGGGTCGCTCGTCACCGGGATGATGACCCCGGAGATGGACGACGGGTTCACCCAACCGCCGGAACTGGCCGACGAAATCGCGGACGAGATTCCGGACTACCAGATAGGCCTGTCGTGGGACGAGTACCGGGACCGACCCGAGGAGTTCCGCGAGGAACTGGCGAAGCTCCTCTCGACGCGTCGAACCCTGATGCAACGGTTGATGGAGGAACAGTGGCGGCTGTTCTTTTTCGTCTACACCGCCCCCGACCGCCTTCAGCACCTCATCTGGGAGGACGACGTGCTTCTCGAACACTACCAGCAACTGGACGAGATTCTGGGGGAGGTGATGGAGTACATCGAATCCCGTGATGCGGTACTGTTCGTCGTCTCCGACCACGGTTTCGGTCCGATTTCTCGGTTCGCCTTCCTCAACACGCTGCTCGAACGCGAGAACCTCCTGACGCGAAAGAGCGGCAACGGCACGCGGGGGACGCTCGCCAAGATGGGGCTAACGAAGGACCGGGTCGAGGGAGTAATGGCCCGCCTCGGCATCAACGAAAAGTCGCTCATCGAGCATCTTCCACGGGGATTGGTCGATTCCGTCGCCACGCACGTTCCCGGGAACCACAGCCTCTACGACGTGAATTTCGAGGAAACAGTCGCCTTCGCCCACGGGTCGGGTAACGTCTACATCAACGACACCATGCGCTTCGACCCCGGCGTCGTCGCGCCCGCCGACGTACCCGCGCTCAAGGAAGAACTCCGAACGCTGTTCGAAGGGGTGACCGACCCGGAAACGGACGACGCCCCACTGAACGTCCACGACGGGGACGAGGTGTTTCCGACGGACCCCTATTCACCCGACCTCGTGGTCAAGGGCATCGAGGGGTACGAAACGGCCGTGTCGCTCACCCGTTCGGTGTTCAGGGACAGCGGGAGCAAGGTCGCCAGTCATCGCCCCGAGGGAATCTTCTTCGCGTGGGGGGCCAGTATCGAAGCGGAATCGACGGCGAACGAAGCGACCGTCACGGACGTCGCCCCGACCCTGCTTCACGCGTTGGACGAGGCGGTCCCCTCCGACGCCGACGGTCGCGTGTTGAAGGAGATTTTCCATCCCCACTCCAAACCGGGACGTCGGGCCGTCTCACAGCGTGATTACGGTAAATCCGGGGAGACCGAAGCCGTCGAAGCTGACTTCGACGGCGTGGAAGATCGGCTCCGCGGTCTGGGGTACATGGAATGA
- a CDS encoding polysaccharide deacetylase family protein — translation MNAVVLSLDAELAWGYHDLSEVKENVETARTSWSRLLALFDEFNIPATWAVVGHLFLESCDGTHANHPTPTDDWFDRDPGGSASENPFWFGDGLIDAIIDADARHELGCHTFSHVELGDEATDREVAVAETRRSIETADDAGYTLESFVFPRNKIGHRDVLAAYGLTCYRGQRPELWYDGSRFQSLGKLIDLLVSRTSPPLVTPEVDEYGLVNIPASMFLFGYEGRARTVTERLWGDPLIRSAKRGIDRAADADEGVFHLWMHPNNFTEERDFERLRTILEHLATRRDEARLQVRTMGEIAGAIRGTDPATTRTPIGPR, via the coding sequence ATGAACGCCGTCGTCCTCTCGCTCGACGCCGAACTCGCATGGGGCTATCACGACCTCTCGGAGGTCAAGGAGAACGTCGAGACCGCACGAACATCGTGGTCTCGGCTTCTCGCTCTGTTCGACGAGTTCAACATCCCGGCGACGTGGGCAGTCGTCGGTCATCTCTTTCTCGAATCGTGTGACGGGACGCATGCGAACCATCCGACACCGACGGACGACTGGTTCGACCGCGACCCCGGTGGCAGTGCGTCGGAGAACCCGTTCTGGTTCGGTGACGGCCTGATCGATGCCATCATCGACGCCGACGCACGGCACGAACTCGGCTGCCATACGTTTTCACACGTCGAACTCGGCGACGAGGCGACGGATCGGGAGGTCGCAGTCGCGGAGACACGACGAAGTATCGAAACCGCGGACGACGCGGGGTACACCCTCGAATCGTTCGTCTTCCCACGAAACAAGATCGGGCATCGGGACGTGCTCGCCGCCTACGGACTCACCTGCTATCGCGGCCAACGGCCGGAACTCTGGTACGACGGGTCGCGCTTCCAGTCGCTCGGAAAGCTCATCGATTTGCTCGTGAGCAGGACGAGTCCGCCGCTCGTCACACCCGAAGTCGACGAGTACGGACTGGTGAACATCCCGGCATCGATGTTCCTGTTCGGTTACGAGGGACGGGCGCGAACCGTCACCGAACGGCTTTGGGGAGACCCGCTCATTCGCTCGGCGAAGCGCGGCATCGACCGCGCCGCGGACGCCGACGAGGGGGTATTTCATCTCTGGATGCACCCGAACAACTTCACGGAGGAACGGGATTTCGAGCGATTGCGAACGATCCTCGAACATCTCGCAACCCGCCGCGACGAGGCGAGGCTTCAGGTCCGGACGATGGGCGAAATCGCGGGCGCGATTCGGGGAACCGATCCCGCGACGACCCGAACGCCCATCGGTCCGCGGTAG
- the glmS gene encoding glutamine--fructose-6-phosphate transaminase (isomerizing), with protein sequence MCGIIARVGETQDAVDELLVGLENLEYRGYDSAGLAVKNGGGPAVFKREGQISHLKEMLIDEVPSGGLGIGHTRWSTHGPPTDENAHPHTGCDEKVAVVHNGIIENYEALRTELTERGHTFESDTDTEVIPHLVEDHLERGATPEEAFRRTIRQLSGSYAVAMLVEGSDAVYATRSGSPLVLGVREGTHFLASDVPAFLDFTDEVIFLDDGDVVVIEPGQHEITKLDGTPVERTSQTFDWDPQDAGKGGYDHYMLKEIHEQPTSLRQTLRGRVDQTTGDISLEDFPAGTFEDVRRVQFVACGTSYHAGLAGNSFVERRGVPAQTFLASEYAVSPPPVDEETLVVGVTQSGETADTLSALRRANASGARTLAVTNVVGSTAARECDDALFIRAGPEIGVAATKTFSSQVASLSLLGERIVRDTVGTRSDGIEEVLSAFGDLPDHIQQILDYTKAHRVAKRYHDSESYFFIGRGTMFPVALEGALKFKEISYEHAEGFAAGELKHGPLALVTPATPVFAVFDGRHDEKTLNNVKEVDARGAPVVAVASDSNEAIFQHADDVLTIPDTHPDAAGILANVQLQLLSYHAAALLDRPIDKPRNLAKSVTVE encoded by the coding sequence ATGTGTGGTATCATCGCCCGAGTTGGCGAAACGCAAGACGCGGTAGACGAGTTGCTCGTCGGTCTCGAAAACCTCGAATATCGAGGCTACGATTCGGCCGGACTCGCCGTCAAAAACGGGGGAGGCCCAGCGGTCTTCAAACGTGAAGGCCAGATATCTCACCTGAAGGAGATGTTGATAGACGAAGTCCCGTCCGGCGGCCTCGGCATCGGACACACCCGATGGAGTACGCACGGACCACCGACCGACGAAAACGCCCATCCGCACACCGGGTGTGACGAAAAGGTCGCCGTCGTTCACAACGGCATCATCGAGAACTACGAAGCGCTCCGAACGGAGCTCACCGAACGTGGTCACACGTTCGAAAGCGACACCGATACCGAGGTGATCCCGCATCTGGTCGAGGATCATCTCGAACGCGGTGCGACGCCGGAAGAGGCGTTCCGGCGGACGATCCGACAGCTCTCGGGGAGTTATGCCGTCGCGATGTTGGTCGAAGGAAGCGATGCCGTGTACGCGACTCGGTCGGGGTCGCCGCTCGTCCTCGGTGTCAGGGAAGGAACCCACTTCCTCGCCAGCGACGTCCCCGCCTTCTTGGATTTCACCGACGAGGTGATCTTCCTCGACGATGGTGATGTCGTCGTCATCGAACCCGGCCAGCACGAGATAACGAAACTCGATGGAACGCCGGTCGAGCGCACCAGTCAGACGTTCGATTGGGACCCACAGGATGCCGGGAAGGGTGGCTACGACCACTACATGCTGAAGGAGATTCACGAACAACCAACGTCGCTCCGTCAAACGCTCCGTGGGCGTGTCGACCAAACGACCGGCGATATCTCGCTGGAGGATTTCCCGGCGGGGACGTTCGAGGACGTTCGACGCGTTCAGTTCGTCGCCTGCGGGACGTCGTACCACGCGGGTCTCGCCGGAAACAGCTTCGTGGAACGTCGCGGCGTCCCTGCCCAGACGTTCCTCGCAAGCGAGTACGCCGTCTCCCCGCCACCGGTGGACGAGGAGACGCTCGTCGTCGGTGTCACCCAGAGCGGCGAAACGGCGGACACCCTCTCGGCCTTGCGACGGGCGAACGCGAGCGGTGCACGGACGCTCGCGGTGACGAACGTCGTCGGATCCACCGCCGCACGCGAGTGTGACGACGCGCTGTTCATCCGGGCCGGTCCGGAAATCGGTGTGGCCGCCACGAAGACGTTCTCCTCACAAGTCGCCTCGCTGTCCCTCCTCGGCGAGCGAATCGTCCGGGATACGGTCGGCACGCGAAGCGACGGCATCGAGGAAGTGCTGTCCGCCTTTGGCGACCTGCCCGACCACATCCAACAGATCCTCGATTACACGAAAGCTCACCGCGTCGCAAAACGCTACCACGACAGCGAGTCCTACTTCTTCATCGGGCGGGGAACGATGTTCCCGGTCGCGCTGGAAGGGGCACTCAAGTTCAAGGAGATTTCGTACGAGCACGCGGAAGGCTTCGCGGCGGGCGAACTGAAACACGGACCGCTCGCGCTGGTGACGCCGGCAACCCCGGTGTTCGCCGTGTTCGACGGCCGTCACGACGAGAAGACCCTGAACAACGTCAAGGAAGTCGACGCTCGCGGTGCGCCGGTCGTCGCGGTGGCGAGCGATTCGAACGAGGCGATCTTCCAGCACGCGGACGACGTGTTGACGATTCCCGACACGCACCCCGATGCGGCGGGAATCCTCGCCAACGTCCAGTTGCAACTGCTCTCGTATCACGCCGCCGCCCTCCTCGACCGACCCATCGACAAGCCACGTAATCTGGCGAAGAGCGTGACTGTCGAATGA